The Carassius gibelio isolate Cgi1373 ecotype wild population from Czech Republic chromosome B12, carGib1.2-hapl.c, whole genome shotgun sequence genome has a segment encoding these proteins:
- the LOC127968987 gene encoding BCL2/adenovirus E1B 19 kDa protein-interacting protein 3-like — MSIEKQSVSEENLQGSWVELHFNNGGGSTPKGASEEQSASTAPSGDLEKMLMDAQHESGRSSSRGSLPCDSPPRSHLRRGSEVHSSGGKNSSQSEEDYLERRKEVEILMKKNADWIWDWSSRPENLPPKEFVLRHPKRSSTLSMRNTSVMKKGGIFSAEFLKVFLPSLVLSHILAVGLGVYIGRRITTSGTF, encoded by the exons GTTCCTGGGTGGAGCTGCATTTTAATAATGGAGGTGGCAGCACTCCTAAAGGAGCTTCTGAGGAACAGTCTGCCAGCACCGCCCCAAGCGGAGACCTGGAGAAGATGCTGATGGATGCTCAGCACGAGTCGGGCAGGAGCAGCTCCAGAGGAAGCCTGCCATGTGACAG TCCTCCAAGATCGCACTTGCGCAGAGGCTCCGAGGTCCACAGCTCTGGAGGAAAGAACAGTTCACAG TCAGAGGAAGACTATTTGGAGAGGAGAAAAGAGGTGGAGATCCTGATGAAGAAAAATGCAGACTGGATCTGGGACTGGTCGAGTCGACCGGAAAACCTGCCGCCCAA GGAGTTTGTGCTGAGACACCCGAAGCGTTCCAGCACCCTCAGCATGAGGAACACCAGTGTGATGAAGAAGGGAGGAATCTTCTCCGCAGAATTCCTCAAGGTTTTCCTGCCCTCTCTTGTTCTTTCGCACATCCTTGCTGTGGGTCTTGG GGTGTACATCGGAAGGCGCATTACTACTTCTGGCACCTTCTGA